Part of the Sorghum bicolor cultivar BTx623 chromosome 1, Sorghum_bicolor_NCBIv3, whole genome shotgun sequence genome, GCTATGACTCCAGCGTCTAGTGCATGGGACCGCTGTGGGGGCGAGGGGCGTCGGGAGGGGCCACCGCCATCGGGAGAGGCGCTGTCGTGGGGGGCGCCACCGTGGGATAGTGCCACCTCTGGAGAGGGGCCGCTGGGATGAGCATTGGCTCGCGGGCACGAGGTTGCGGACTTGCGACTACGTTGCATCGTGAGAAAATGCGAACAAGAAGATAAGGGGAAAAGGCTAAGGGTATTATAGTAATTGTTCTTAGTGAAGTTGTTTTAGTCCATTTGTGTAAAGCTATTTTGCCATACAAATTTTCTAAAACAACTTATCTTCACCAAAAGAGCCGCTCATTaagctattttgcaaaaaacagcttcactcaTGAAGCTGAGCTATGCCAAATAGACCGTAAGATATTTATTTTTGCTTCTaaaagtctacatcaccctGTGAGATTTAGTGCCCACTTAACTCCCTAAAGTATAAACCATGCATTTAACATACTAAAGTTTGCAAAACCAGTCAACTTATCTCCTAGGGTCGTTTTCTAAACATTTTTTCTTGTGTGGTAGTCAAGGCTGGATGTGTTGGACACGCTCGCGCTTGGGCCAACTCGTTAGGCACCAGATGGAGCAGGGTGGTGTCAGTCCACTTACCTTACGCGGCGGCACGCTACCCCATATCGTAGGTCCGTCATTGCCTAGCCACACTCACCGCTCGTGAACCCTATGTGTTGCACCTGCCATTTGTGTGTCGTTTTAAGCAGTTGTCCACGCGTGGAGCAATGGTGTCATCCGACTCGCGCTCTACCTCACGCTTTGGCACCATCACCTATACTCAGTCTCCCTCGGGCAATGAGCCCATGGTGGTGAAGGGTGTGGCCAAGGAGCCATGAGTATGGCGCATGGACGACGCCGGTGAGAGTGCACAAGGATGGTGTGGCTAGGTTGCTAGGACCGCCGAGCCCTAGATCAACTCTAGTGGCCTCGCAAACTAACCATGACACAACTAAAAAGTTACAGCAAGATTGCAGAAACATTTGTATGACTCAAGGTAAAACTTTACATAATGGCATGCTGGTGGCCGTGGAAGTAGTGAGGGCGACGAATTTTCAAAACTCGTTGACGACATGGCGCGGCTAGCTCTCACTTAGGGTTCGTTAGCTAGGCAACTTCCATAGCTACCCACTAGTGCGAGGAATTGAACTAGGAGGCTTTGAGGTGGCCTAATTTGATAAGCAAAGACAGCTCTATTTTTAGCTCGTGTATAGTTATGGTGATACAACAAGGCCCACAATAACCTTTACCTTGGACAAAAGTCATTGAGGCTAGGCCTAAGATGTAAAGAGGTCAAGGTGAAATTATGGTTGTGACTAATTTGAGGATAGTGCAGTGGCAATTATAAATTTTGGCAAACGACAGCTGTTGCTCTCCATAGAAGCGATGGACACATAGAGCAGGCATGGAGAGTGAGTGAGAGATGCAGACACAACAAGGGCGCAGCACGACAACAACATAGCAGGACACATGCAACAACAGGGTAGCGTAGCACGTAGCGCAGCAGCGGCTGCTAGACACAACACGGGTGCAACATGGCGACGGTACAGACAACAGCGGGGCAGAGCGACATGCAGTGGTAGCACACGGTAGCTTGTCCGGCGGTGCCGCCACAGGAGGTAAGTGGGCCGTAGCTGTCGTCGCCGCTGCTTCACCCAGTGCCTGAAGAGCAAGCCCAAGCCCCAGCATGTCCAACACATCTAGTCTGGAGTGCCGCATAAGCAAAATCGCCTTGCAAAAATACCTCAGAGGTAAATTGATTGGTTTTGCCAAGTTTAATGTGTTCAATACCTGGTTTTATACTTTGAGAATTAAGTAGACACCTCTCAAAACCTTAGGTGTGATGTagacttttccttttttttctaaatacatAACTTTTACTATGTATCCTCAGTTCTCAAAATAATACAATTATGGGATTCATGTCGGTCAAATTAGCTTAAGTTTGTTCAAGTTTATAGTAAATAGTATTAgtatttatatatttaaataaatctattatgaaaatatattatataacGATCTGATTGTACTTTAGTTTGTATAAAAATGTTTTATTTCTTATATAATTTCAGTCAAAATTTAAATTGTTTGACTCGTTGAAAAATGACAATTGCATTATTTTCTAGATAGAGAGAGTACATCTAAAGATATTGTATCTAGAAAAAGACAAAATGTTTTATAGTTTGAAACAGAGGAGTAGGAGTTCTGCGCTGTAATTAACTTCTACCTCTATATCACCTAACTCATAGATTATGGGAGTAGATTTTGGTCATAAACTTTGGAAGTATAAATTTTGGTCCTAAACTTTAAGTGGTTCACCTGATATTCATATCTATTTGTTTGGCATTTAGATTTGACATGACACGTACAATCAATATCCATCATGGTGTACATGTGAATTGCAATTAGCTCCTCCTTGTCCTCATCTCCCTCGGTATCTTGATCTATCGTGCCACCAACATTACGCAATGTCCTCATGCTTGTCGGCTCCTCTCTTCCCTTCTCCTATTCCTTGCTCCCTTCCTAACTAGCATTTTGCACCACGTGATCCACCAAACACAAATACCGACAAAGTTGCATAAGTACGGGGGCTACATATCATAAGATCTTATCCTCTTATATAGTAGCACACATGTATGTGTATTGTGGCAGAATGTACATCGTGTTGTGCAATTACTTAAACAACTTGTAGGTTGGACTCCGTGTCATTGTTGCGTGCATAAAAATGTACAATATATCCTAACTCTTATGAACATGGGTCGTGAGCCCAAAAGCAGCATCCACATACATAAAATAATCTCATTTTCTACTATTGTCTACATTTGTGCGACCAGACATGTCCTTCCAATCACCACTACCATCTCTTGTTGTCATTGTCGGAGATGTGCTAGTCCATTACCTATCATTTGCCTCCTACACAAGAGAggcctgaaagccctagtttggttttggataattgatgaaaccctagtactaacctctatgctaagtgtgtgtagacttgatgaggttggtacatgccaagtgatggagcaagtgataatcatggtgatgatggtgatgaccacaagatgatcaagtgctcaacttggaaaagaagaaagagaaaaacaaaaccctttggagatcaaggcaaatgtattgcttagggttttggttttggtgatcaagacaccatagagggtgtgatcacatttaggatagatagccgtactataaagaggggaattctttggctaagcggttatcaagtgccactaggtgtcattgttcatgtgcatgcatttagaacctagtgagctaacttaactccttcaaagaaaatgattgtgaaaatgctaacacacgtgcacatgttggttcacacgttgtggtgttggcacactttgagaagggagttgaagtttgaagggtagagagaagatgggttcctctctccctcccgccgagcaagctcggcgggattcggcgcttttcgaggaaatgaagtgcatattttctattgcgccggtgggaaatttggagaagtcgcgggagtgtttttcgccgagaaacactcaccggacgctggcttctggagcaccggacgctgcgtccgagcgtccggtgtgcaggttgcctggcccagctagggtaaggcaccggacgataggcaccggacgctggcttgagcgtccggtggtgcgtgtccggtgtgcgggtgttttgcgaccctctctgcgcatgggtccggtgtgcaccggacgctaagggtgcgtccggtggcttgcgtccggtgaccctgcgagtttgcggagctctctgcgcatgagtccggtgtgcaccggacgcgtccggtgccaacctgctcagcgtccggtgctctgcaggttaccgttagactctgacacgcggctgatgttagagcaccggatgctggtgttgagcgtccggtgcccctttaagagcgtccggtgaccccgtatttcgcccagtgaaagagccaacgactctatttgcttgaggggctataaatacgtgtttggccggcttagggctcacactcttggcattctaacatacttaacatccttgtgagcctaagcaaacacctcccactcatctccttcatagattaaacatctttgtgagattgggagtgattccaagtgcatttgcttgagtgattgcatctagtggcacttggggatcgttctagctgcggttttcttgttactcttggtggttgccgccatctagacggcttggagcagcggaggagctttggcacgagttggtgattgttcgtggccatctcccggtgattgtgaggggtcttgtaccttccccggcggagagccgaaaggtaactctagtggattgctcgtgtcattgagctacctcacttgtgggtaggttcttgtggtgtcctagtgaggacgaggttcgtgctacacctcttagccaccgaaccaccaagtgttggtcgacacaacggggacgtagcgtgccggcaagcacgtgaacctcgagagaaaaatcggtgtctcaattgtgtttgattggcattctcccggtgcttgattgtttatattggtgattggttcatcccctacacggcggtataaatatctcatcttatctttacttaccgcaaactagtgtaattactttagttgcttactttgacttgtgtagcttagttctctagtgtaacttgtagagacttagttcttgtgtgcatagagatcttagcaactagaattgtttggtaggtggcttgcaaacacccctttagagctagagcaaaaagcttcgctttgttatttactaaccttttgctctagtgagtttgtagaatttttaaataggctattcacccccctctagccatattaggacctttcaagaccGCTAGAGCTCCTCGACATCATCTCCTTGTTGCGCATGATAGGGACAACTGTCGTTGCCACCTTCATGCTTGATACTCGACGGCCTAGATAGGGCTACAAGACATCGAAGCATTCTTCATCCTCTTGAGGATACCCTTTGGCTATAGTCACTTCTTTCTACTTGCAAcgggaaaagaaaacaaagtttgtttatttgttaatgtCGTATCATAAATTTAAGGTTCAGACTTATGTTTTTCTAGCTAATAAGGTCAAACTCTAATATGCATAAGAACGACCCTAAAAGTGCCATTTAGGACTTGTGGTCGATAAAGACACTCACTTCAAATGTTCTGAGAGCTTAGCAACCTTGAAATATATCAAATGGGCTAAAAATAACAAAATAGCAAGATGTGCAATTAACATTTATTTATAGTTATCTACTTACACAAGCAAAGCACGCATGGAAACATAAATAAGGCACAACATAATTTCCTTAGTAACTCGCATCTAGCCATGATCGAAATGTTATCGTTTATATGGAGCATTATTAATGAgctatttttatcttttatgtTCCCGAACATAGTTGGCCTaattattgtagcacttttgtaaCATGGTTCGGTTATTAtatcacttttgtttgtatttaataattattgttcaaccatgaATTAacgaggctcaaaagattcatctcgtaaattacagataaaatgtacaattagttatttttgtctatatttaatgctacataTATACATTCAAATATTTGATGTATGGGAGATCTTGAAAATTtgtaagaactaaacaaggcattgtCTTATATCCACCGAGCCAGACTCAGAAGTGAAGCTAACTTAGGATCTGACTAGTTGGCTTCCCAATATCATTGTAGCCATGCTGGAGATGTGCAACATGCACAACTCTTATTTGATTGCTTGTGTTTATCTTAGTGGTTAGTCCCAATAATCTTACTGTTTGGGTTCTTGCCCTAGACCCTAGCGGTAACCATAACAATTTTAGTCTCCGCGCGCATGCCCCCTCTCGCGCCCTTGTAACTGTCACAATCTTAGGTTGATGGTCTACCGTAGGCACGTTCAGgagttaggccctgtttagttttccatctaaaaaattttcatccattccatcgaatctttggacacatgcatggaacattaaatgtagataaaaaaaataaactaattacacagtttggttgaaaatctcgagacgaatcttttaagcctagttagcccatgattagccttaagtgctacagtaactcgtatgtgctaatgacagattaattatgcttaatagatttatcttgcagttttccagacgagctatgtaatttatttttttattagtttttaaaaacctcTCCCAACATCCTTTCGATATATCCGATCTGAcatcaaaaatttttcatcaccAAGAGCAAGTTGCCTTCATTTATCGCAAGCTTGCTTCTTCATATCGTCGTAGAACCTGTTCTATTGCCTTGTGTGTAGACTGTGCACGCTTTTGTATGATTAGGGAGTCGAGGTCGCCTTTAAGCTTGTTGTATTCCGCTTCTCTCATTTCTTAGCTGTTTATGTTTTTTTCTTCCTTTGTGCATTTGATTTCCCTTTTTTCTGGTAAGCTCGGTGCTTGCTATTGAATGGGCAACTTTGGCGGTGTTTagttctaagattttcttttcgTCCCATCGTATCAAAATTTTAAATGTATATattgagtattaaatttagataaaataaataacttttGATatgaattagtttataattagacattaattatcaaataaaataaaaatattacactAACTACATCTAAAaaattggccttgtttagttgcaaattttttttacaaatggacactgtagcattttcgttcgtatttaacaaatattgtccaatcatatactaCTTGGCTCAAaatacaaactgtgtaattaaattttttatttatattcaatactccatgcatgtgccgtaatatttgatgtgacgaaaaattttgaaaaattttgtaaaagttTTAGGAAATAAACAAGACTTTTTTCGTGAAGTACACAACGCCTTTGTACCGTTCTTCCACCTCGCGAAAAGAAAGGGTCGACGCAAAACAGGATCGTCGCGTCCCGTCTTCACTTGGAGCCAAACACGCGTGACATGAGCAGCTCCTTTTTCCGCGGAGAGAGGACCAACGGACAGCGGACACGACCGGAGACCCTCGCATGGATACACCTGGTCCACGCACCGCGCTGCTCGGCTGACACACAGTCAGTCCACACCCGGCACCGGAGCCGAGCCCCCCTACGGGGCTACTACGCCACAGTCCAGGTCATGAAACCCGGCCCCACTTGCCAGGCTGGCCTCCGCCCTGGACCATTCAGTCCATCACCCACGGGAAACAGGCGCCGTTAATGGCCGCCACAACGGTAAACGTTACCCTTGCGGAGGAGAAAGAAAAATAGCAGCAGCGCCCGGATCCCCTCTCCTTCCTCCAGATCACACCACCGTCGCCTCCGCCTGCAAATCCATTCCTAGACTCGAGTTTTTGCTGCGAGCGAGCTCGGGTTGGGGCTCAGGTCTCTAGGGTTTCGCCTCCCCGCTCCTGGTGCCCATCGCCTTGGACCTTGGCCTGTCGGGTTAGGGTTGGGTCGCGGCTGCGAGGGTCGTGGGTCGGGGGGTGCGGCCGATGCGGCGATCGCCGGCGATCGGGAGGCTGTAGCGGCGGCGGGGCAGGGGATCTCCTGGGTGGATTCTCCGGCGATGGCCCAAGAGGCACTATCCGTCATCCCGAGCGCCGTGCTTCGGAACCTATCCGACAAGCTCTACGAGAAGCGGAAGAACGCCGCGCTCGAGGTGAGGGATTCGATTCCTCGCGGGCTTTGGTTTTAGACcaatcggcagggatttgagatggattttttttttggttgctGTGGCCTTTGTACAGATTGAGGGAATTGTGAAGCAGCTTGCAACGGCTGGGGAGCATGAGAAGATATCAGCGGTTATCTTGCTGCTCACCCATGATTACACATACTCGCCACAAGCCAACCATCGGAAGGTTTGCTTACTGCCCGTATTTCATGTCTCTGTTCTTATGAGGTCAGATTTGTTGAGTTTTGTGTCATTTTAATGTTAGCAGGGTGGGTTGATTGGCCTTGCAGCAGTTACTGTTGGACTCACCAGTGAGGCAGCTCAGCATCTCGAGGTTTGCTAGTGCAAGCGTTAGCTCTTAACTTCTATTTGGTGTATTCATATTCAACTTTATGCAGTGTCATCCCATATGGGGGTGAATCCTTGTGGCTCTTAAAGGAAATCATATGGCCATCTGCCTTAAAACCTGCATGCATAATCTGTAAATGGCAAGTTGGCAATGACGGGGCTGAATCTGCCAACGGCAACTTGCCTTATTGAGCTTCACGCCACTGGATCATGCAATGCTCTATTGGTGTACTACATGCTGAACTTATCTATTAGTCAATGATTTCAAATGACTTCATTTCTTCTGGTCTCAAGTACTTTAGATTTCCATTTGTGTTTATTGAGTTAGAGCTCAAGTATGATTTGATGAATTGTGTATAGTCCTTTCCCTCAGTGCTGAAGGACATTATGCTTACTGATTCACCATGAAATAGTTATCCCACGGTTTGCAAATACTTGGAGTTTTGGAGAACGACATGGTCTCCAAAACATAGCTTTGACAATTGTTttttattagaatataaatgaaAAGCCAACATATTCATTCTTTTATGAAAGtgcttttcaagacaaatctatgcaTATGATCATCAAATTTCTAAAACTAAACGCATTAAAAGTTTCTTGTAGTCAaagctttaaaagtttgacttaaacTTTGTCAAAAATGTCAATTATTTGCGAACCAGAGGTATTAACTTCTATGAGTTGTAGTTATGGCCTCCCACTTTCAGCCACTTCTTTTCTGGCACTCTTTTAAGTTTTAACAGATTGCATTTGATGATTGGAAAATGATTCTGTACGGTGTTATTCATACATTAATCTCGTAGGATTTTATGGAGTTGTATTGAAGAAAGATCAATGAGGGAGATTGCAGGGTTCTACAGAATATTTTTCATTGATATGGTTAGATCTTGGGAATGGAGATAAATTTATTAGATGGCATTGTGTCTCATGTTGAAATCATATAGTTATAGTCATTAGTTTAATACAAAGCTTCTGTTACATATATACAAATAAACTGTTATTTGTGCCACTTACATGTCTACTCAGCAGAGAAGCTCTGTTAACATGAATTATGTTTAATGCCTACATTATATTTTCTGTGCTATTACTCTGTCTTGCCAATTCGACTGTACAATAAACTCTGTCACTTGTGCTTCCAGCAAATTGTGCCTCCTGTGCTtaattccttcctggaccaagatAGCAGAGTGCGTTACTATGCTTGTGAAGCACTATACAACATAGCAAAGGTAAGCATTTAGTTCAGTTATGGAACATTTATTGTCTGTTTGCTTCAAACTAATTGAATTTCTGTCTTTAGGTTGTCAGAGGGGATTTCATCATCTACTTCAACAAAATTTTTGATGCTTTATGCAAGCTTTCTGCAGATTCCGATGCTAATGTTCAAAGTGCAGCTCACCTTCTTGATAGGCTTGTCAAGGTAAAATCGCCTGGACTGTACTCATATATCTACAACTTGTCCCTTGTTTCTCTTCTTAATTATCTCTGATAAGATAATTATTTACCCACCAGGATATCGTAACTGAGAGTGATCAGTTCAGGTATGCTGTGTATGGCCTTTTCCTTATTAGTGCCTTGCTTGTTTTTATGTCAGTGATGATTTCTGATTGGCCCCATATCTTGCTTTTGCTCTTTAGCATAGAAGAATTCATACCGCTCTTGAGAGAGCGCATGAATGTGTTGAATCCTTATGTAAGACAATTTCTGGTGGGGTGGATAACAGTGTTAGACAGTGTTCCTGATATTGACATGCTTGGTTTCCTTCCTGATTTTCTCGATGGTAATCCTCCCTTGTCTCCAAGTGgattacttttatacttttattgacTGCTCAACAACCTTTCTATCACTACCCCTGCAGGTTTATTCAATATGCTGAGTGATTCCAGTCATGAGATAAGGCAGCAAGCTGATGCAGCACTTTCTGAGTTTCTGCAGGAGATAAAGAACTCACCAGTAAGGCTGCTCTATATCGCTATCAGTCTGTTAACAGCTTAGACGTAAAAGACATTGTGGGATGCCTATTCCTTCAGTTatccttttatttttttgtatAAACTCTTAATGGTTGTCTTCGTTTTTTATGCTTTCAATGCTGATTATCATAACTTAAATGAACAGAATGTAGATTATGGTCGTATGGCTGAAATACTCGTTCGGAGAGCCGGCTCTACTGATGAATTCACTCGGTTGACGTCTATCACATGGGTAATTTGTCTTTCATGTTTTTTCTGTGATCTTAAAACCTAGAATCTAGACTGCAGAAGCTGTTTTAGTATTTGTAAGAATGCCTTGGCTTATGGCTTATTCTTTAAAGTGCAGATCAACGAGTTTGTGAAGCTTGGTGGGGAACAACTTGTTCCTTACTATGCAGATATATTGGGCGCTATCTTACCGTGCATATCTGACGAGGAGGAGAAAATCCGAGTGGTACTTTCCCGTCTTATGCTTTTCATTCATATAATTACTGCAAATGTAAACTGTGTGGTGTGTGCCTGTTGAGGactagcatttactttagttACTGACGTCTTTGTTTGCAAGGTTGCACGCGAAACAAATGAGGAACTCCGTGCTATAAAAGCTGATCCAGCTGAGGGATTTGATATCGGAGCAATTCTTTCAATCGCAAAAAGGTTCTCTAAGTACCTTGGAAATGAAATTATGTAGAACTGTTAGGCATCTATCTGTGTGGTAATTTGAGTTGTTTATGCTCTGCCTGTGCTGGTAATTTGCAAACTGTTAGGCATCAATGCCTGTGCTGGTAATTTGATAATTATATCAACATGACATTTGTGACAAGGCATTGACCTTTTGTCCTTTCTTTTCAGAGAATTGAACAGTGAACATGAGGCCACTCGAATTGAAGCATTGCATTGGTTCTTCACTTTGCTGGATCGATATCGTTCTGAGGTACTAAAAGACCAATGTTTTTTGGACTGCATTTTGATAAATCTCAACAACTACCCTCAATAAGTACCTGCATGTTTTTAATCTTTTACATTgctatatgtttttattttgtCAACTTAGAGTTGGACATGTGACAGTTGCAATTCATTTTGACAACACAAGTCCTTTTGGACCTGGTTTATTTACATATTTTCTGGAACAGTTCTTGGCGTACCTGAACGATATTTTTGATCCACTCCTAAATGCACTTTCTGATCCTTCGGACGCGGTGAGTTTTTTTTGAAAAGCCTTCCAAACTGCTCTGCTTGTTTCTATAATTTGAAACTACATCATGTTGTGGGCTATGATTAGATGATATTATATTGTGCTATTTGTATGCGGTGAGTTATAGAGTTCTAGTTTAGCATCATTTCATAGTTCAAGCAAGGTTTGGATCTATTTGGAGGGCCCAAGTTTCTATGGTGTGGGCCTGGCAATGTAGCACCACACCCCATGGAGTAATAATCTTAGATATACTATATAAGTGTTTAAGTTAGTTAAGAACTTAAGATGTGATTTGGTCTGGTGAGACATTATCTGTTTAGTGATTTGTTAATTTCTTTAGAAGGGGACCCATCAGCCCATGGGCTACGACTATGAAGGAAGCTGTGAGCACTAGAGTTGAGGCagtcaagaaaaaaaatactacaaCCCTTCGGCAGCTGTACAGAGCTCCAGGTTTTCTTGGAGCCTGGAGGGCATTTCCACCATCAGGCTCCACCGGTCTTGGAGGGCAGGCTCTGAGTAGCTTGTCTCCACTCAACTTATCCTCCTCAATGGGGAGTAGGAGTATGCAGCTGCCAGTTATCTtaaccatatcacaagccaaaTTTGTTTAGTCACTGATTTGAATATTATTCCAATTGTTGTGCTGTTGGCTAGGATAGATCCACTATGTTGTCCAAGGTTGAAAATCTGGAGTTCTTTGGCAAACCTAAACTGGATGATATTTATTTTTACCTTGAATGTGGTATCTGTAGGCGCAACCACGGCAGACTACTTACTGCTGTCGAGTAGCTGTATAGGTTTAGCCGCcattgatacattttgctaatGAACTGTGAGCATGGCGGTTGTTTGTCACAGCATTTTTACTTGTGCAGGTTGTCCTATTAGTATTGGAAGTTCATGCACGTATAGCTGAAGAGTCTCACCACTTCCATCATCTTGTATCCTACCTAATCCGCACCTTCCACAACAACCATTTTCTACTGGAGAAGTATGTAAAATTTTGATATCTAAAGTTGACTCTGCTTTTTAATCATATATCTCTTGGTTTTATTAGGATATATGATTCAGTATTTGGTGAACATATTAGAAAATAATGGTTTGAGGTGCTTCTACAGGCGTGGTGCTTTGATTGTCCGCCGGCTCTGTGTTCTTTTGGGTGCTGAAAAAGTATATCGGGAGTTCTCCACTATTCTTGAGAGTGAGGCTAACCTTGATTTTGCATCTGTCATGGTTCAGGTATGTCCTCTAACTCTACAACATTCTTCTACTGCCAAAATGTGATTGTGAAATTTGTGCATTATTTTTTAACTACCTGCAGGCTTTGAATTTGATTTTGCTCACATCAACTGAACTTGGTGAGCTCCGCTCTGTTCTTAAGAAGTCGTTAGTGGATTCCTGTGGCAAGGATTTGTTTCAGTCTTTATATGCTTCGTGGCGCCACTCTCCGATGGCTACGATAAGTTTGTGTTTACTTGCTCAGGTGATGATTCATTTTGAATGTGTGTTGCCTACTAGTATTCTATTGGCTGATCTTTGGATGTTCTTTCTATATGTGTGTAGGCATACAGTCACGCAAGCTGTGTTATTCAGTCACTGGGAGAAGAAGACATAAATGTGAAATTTTTGGTTCAGTTAGATAAATTGATCCGTCTCTTAGAGACTCCAGTATTTGCTTACTTGCGT contains:
- the LOC8085276 gene encoding protein VAC14 homolog isoform X2; the protein is MAQEALSVIPSAVLRNLSDKLYEKRKNAALEIEGIVKQLATAGEHEKISAVILLLTHDYTYSPQANHRKGGLIGLAAVTVGLTSEAAQHLEQIVPPVLNSFLDQDSRVRYYACEALYNIAKVVRGDFIIYFNKIFDALCKLSADSDANVQSAAHLLDRLVKDIVTESDQFSIEEFIPLLRERMNVLNPYVRQFLVGWITVLDSVPDIDMLGFLPDFLDGLFNMLSDSSHEIRQQADAALSEFLQEIKNSPNVDYGRMAEILVRRAGSTDEFTRLTSITWINEFVKLGGEQLVPYYADILGAILPCISDEEEKIRVVARETNEELRAIKADPAEGFDIGAILSIAKRELNSEHEATRIEALHWFFTLLDRYRSEFLAYLNDIFDPLLNALSDPSDAVVLLVLEVHARIAEESHHFHHLVSYLIRTFHNNHFLLEKRGALIVRRLCVLLGAEKVYREFSTILESEANLDFASVMVQALNLILLTSTELGELRSVLKKSLVDSCGKDLFQSLYASWRHSPMATISLCLLAQAYSHASCVIQSLGEEDINVKFLVQLDKLIRLLETPVFAYLRLQLLEPGKHTWLLKTLYGLLMLLPQQSAAFKILRTRLKTVPFSENLKRTSSANPYSQILQVTEDGNRNQDTQNYSAINFPFLLQQFENMQLQHRNHLKDQLQSRKSASALTLSQEIQRYEEAHSSSLSEINRPPSRTSKGIL
- the LOC8085276 gene encoding protein VAC14 homolog isoform X3; translation: MAQEALSVIPSAVLRNLSDKLYEKRKNAALEIEGIVKQLATAGEHEKISAVILLLTHDYTYSPQANHRKQGGLIGLAAVTVGLTSEAAQHLEQIVPPVLNSFLDQDSRVRYYACEALYNIAKVVRGDFIIYFNKIFDALCKLSADSDANVQSAAHLLDRLVKDIVTESDQFSIEEFIPLLRERMNVLNPYVRQFLVGWITVLDSVPDIDMLGFLPDFLDGLFNMLSDSSHEIRQQADAALSEFLQEIKNSPNVDYGRMAEILVRRAGSTDEFTRLTSITWINEFVKLGGEQLVPYYADILGAILPCISDEEEKIRVVARETNEELRAIKADPAEGFDIGAILSIAKRELNSEHEATRIEALHWFFTLLDRYRSEFLAYLNDIFDPLLNALSDPSDAVVLLVLEVHARIAEESHHFHHLVSYLIRTFHNNHFLLEKRGALIVRRLCVLLGAEKVYREFSTILESEANLDFASVMVQALNLILLTSTELGELRSVLKKSLVDSCGKDLFQSLYASWRHSPMATISLCLLAQAYSHASCVIQSLGEEDINVKFLVQLDKLIRLLETPVFAYLRLQLLEPGKHTWLLKTLYGLLMLLPQMGRETPDTRS
- the LOC8085276 gene encoding protein VAC14 homolog isoform X1; the protein is MAQEALSVIPSAVLRNLSDKLYEKRKNAALEIEGIVKQLATAGEHEKISAVILLLTHDYTYSPQANHRKQGGLIGLAAVTVGLTSEAAQHLEQIVPPVLNSFLDQDSRVRYYACEALYNIAKVVRGDFIIYFNKIFDALCKLSADSDANVQSAAHLLDRLVKDIVTESDQFSIEEFIPLLRERMNVLNPYVRQFLVGWITVLDSVPDIDMLGFLPDFLDGLFNMLSDSSHEIRQQADAALSEFLQEIKNSPNVDYGRMAEILVRRAGSTDEFTRLTSITWINEFVKLGGEQLVPYYADILGAILPCISDEEEKIRVVARETNEELRAIKADPAEGFDIGAILSIAKRELNSEHEATRIEALHWFFTLLDRYRSEFLAYLNDIFDPLLNALSDPSDAVVLLVLEVHARIAEESHHFHHLVSYLIRTFHNNHFLLEKRGALIVRRLCVLLGAEKVYREFSTILESEANLDFASVMVQALNLILLTSTELGELRSVLKKSLVDSCGKDLFQSLYASWRHSPMATISLCLLAQAYSHASCVIQSLGEEDINVKFLVQLDKLIRLLETPVFAYLRLQLLEPGKHTWLLKTLYGLLMLLPQQSAAFKILRTRLKTVPFSENLKRTSSANPYSQILQVTEDGNRNQDTQNYSAINFPFLLQQFENMQLQHRNHLKDQLQSRKSASALTLSQEIQRYEEAHSSSLSEINRPPSRTSKGIL